Part of the Girardinichthys multiradiatus isolate DD_20200921_A chromosome 14, DD_fGirMul_XY1, whole genome shotgun sequence genome is shown below.
ggagttggagggaatgagatggcggacaggatggcaaagaaggcaacacagaaCAACCGtagctttataattaatattagtaggtcagaggcaataaatataattaaacagagaatcaggaaagagtggcaaaaaaggtgggatgaagaaaagaaaggaagatggttttatagaatcaacaagatagtaggagaagtaagaactggaagaaggagcagaaaagaggaaagattaattacaagattaagtataggacatacaggatttaattatacattgtttaaaataaagaaacataatacaggaaaatgtgatcattgtggagaggaggaaacaacagaacatgtaatactgaagtgtcagaaatatgaacaagaaagaacaattttaaggagagaatttgtaggtattaaagaacattttattttgagagatactttgcaaagaagtttaggtagcaaacatattcaaattataattagatttttcaagaaaactaaattaataaatagaatttgattgttgtaatagtaaataagatttaaaaccatgaagaacgacactccataccagttggtggcggtaatgcacatcataacgttatttgccaactgccaataaataatacaagaagaagaagaagaaactgtATTCCGGTGTTAGAGCTGTATCCTGCATAATGCTGAAAATCAGCTCAAAACAAAGTGGACTATATCGCGACAAACTTCTCCCAGATGCCAAAAGACGGTACCTCAAAAAAATAGCTAAAATTGGAAATGTTGACCCCTTTGAATTAAGAAATTGGAGCAGAGACCCTGAACATTTGCCTCCACTGACATTCCCAGACATATTTGCATACCTGGTCTGTGGTGTCAGTGTTTACACCGCAAGTAATTTTAAGAATTACAAGTCAATGGAAGCGCATGTCCAATTTGCGAATGGCTGGGTACACGATTTGGACATTTTTAACCCCTTGGATTGTGAATACGTTGTGGTTCGAACAAAGGTACGTTGCTATTGTCTCCTTAATTTTACATAAAGTCTTAGTGTATGTTCTTTTAGAATCAgtctgtcttttgttttttttttgtatattgaGGATGAGAAAATGTGATCACATGATTTTTAAAGTAcgttttgaactgatttaagAAGCTCCGAGTTTGAAATGGTTAAAGGGCAATTACACCTAACTTTTACTACCTTGAGCTCGTCTAAGAACAATATGTAGACACTTCAAACCTCGATTAGAATATTTCACTCTAATCAAATAGAGAAATCAGGTTTGAAGTGATGAAGtgttgtagtttttaaatgagTAGATCAAAGAGTAGTAGTAGAAAATTAGGTGAAATAGGCCTTTAACCGTTTCCGCTTTGTAACCAATACTCTCTTTGAAATCACAATGTCATGGTTATTATTTTATACTCAAAAGTTGAATGGAATAGTAAAGTTGATCATTTAACTGAACAGTTATTTGTAAaattacacatacatatatatagattttatttattttgctgtcTTTCCATTCACCATTTTAATTGTGTGTATTCACAGGTTATGCACTCTCTGACTCTCTGAGCCGCCATTAACACCGTGGGTCATGCTGAGCGACACTGGCACAGTTGAGTGTGCACACTGCACCTGCATGGCAGGGGTAGCCGAGACCTGCACTCATATCGGTGCCCTACTTTTTAAGCTGGAAGCAACAGTGAGGATAGGAGGCAGAAAAACTGTTACAGATGAGCCAGCATACTGGGTATTACCTGGCAATCTGACTAAGATTCATCCAGAAGTCGGCCATAAAATTGACTATAGTACTTCAGCTTCTCAAAAGAAGACACTTGACCAAAAAATCCACACAAAAGTCCAAACAACAGCCAGAAGAAGCCatccacaaaaaagaaaaaccccaCCAGCAAATCTGGAAGATTTGGCTCCTCTGCTTGACACGCTACTAGAGCACAGCAAGGCTGTTGGTTTATCAGGAATGGAGAAATATTACACACAATTCACCCACACTGAGCAGATCGTACCTCAGTCACTTGCATCTCTGCACAACAAAAACATAGAGTCCAATGACCTGTCAGCTATTTTGCTGTGCTGTGAAAAATACAAAGATGCTGCAGTAGTGACAGATGAGCAGGCAGAAACCATTGAAAAGCACACGAGACTGCAGCACAAGTGTTCTGCCTGGTATGAATATAGAGCTGGACGAATTACAGCTTCCAGAATGCATGCTGTATTTGCCACTAGTTTGGAAAGCCCAGCACTGACAGTTGTTAAACAGGTGTGTAACCGAGGCAACACATTGTCTACAGTGCAAACAAGGTGGCGTGTGAAGCATGAGGGTGATGCACAAAAAGCCTACATTAAAATTACAGCGAGCAGTCACAAAAATCTACAAGTTAAACCATGCGGTTTCATCATAAACACCAACTTCCCTGAAGTCGGAGCATCTCCTGATGGACTCACGATGTGTGATTGCTGTGGGAATGAATGCCTTGAGATAAGGTGCCCTTTCAAATATAGGACATGTCGCATCCAGCAGGCCGTGGATGCAAATGACAAAAACGTTTGCCTACAGTTGTCTGGCAATGAACTTCACCTGAAGAAACAACATCCATACTACACACAGGCACAAACTGAGATCTTTGTTACAAAATCAAGCTACTGTGACCTTGTTGTGTGGACCCAGAAAGACATGGCTGTGGTCCGTGTCTTTCCAGATCAGAAATTCTGGGAACCACACCTCCAAAAAGCACaaagtttctttaaaaatatttgtctcCCTGAGCTTGTCGGTAGATATTTCTCAGAGCACGCCTGTACCCCAGCTTCGAGGGAGACATAACTGGGTAAAAAGTAATCGAACAGCATGTAAATTGTGCTGTGCGACTTATATTTGCACTACTTATTTTTGTGAAGCAATTTCCCCTATATAAGGTATTACCTCAGATGATGTTCATCACgtttacataaaatgttttctttgaagTGTTTAATTACATTAAATGATTTCTTAGAAATAGGATATATTTCATTACATATTTACTCGTTACCTGAAATGTTATGCATCAAATGTTTAGTTAAAACTGTGATCTGATCACATTGGTTACCTTTTATTGTttactttgaaatgtttaattacCTCAGTTTTTTACTCAAAGATTGGATCTATTTAGTTACATGCTTACTTGTTACctgaaatatgtaaaataaatcaatatataCTTTAAATGGGATCTATTACATCAATATGTGTTGcctttaaatgtttactttcaaATGTCTAATTACATCAAATGTTTACttaaaatctgatctttttcaTCACATTACCTGAAGTGATTCGatgaaatgttttatgaatgtttaccacatgaatatttattaaatgagaaaaaacagtCACTTTACTGTTATCATTCAACTGTACAAATACTTCAACAACAATGAATGCaacattgttttacaacctaCATTTACATAACATCAGTACCTTCATTGAACGTTCACATTAACATGTGCAGGTTTCATTTGCATTAGGTTTTACAACCACACTGGAACACATGTTCAATAAACTGCAGCAGACGCCCACAATCTTGTCAAGAAGTGTCATCTCTTCACCTTCACATGTAAGCAGCAACCTAATTGGTATAGTCCTGTGTAACATTTTGTATGTTTCTCATGCATCCATTCACTCTTTCCACATGAATTCTAAGGTGGGTTATAGCTCATGTTTGTTCAACATCTTTAGCATCGAGTTGACATCTCCCTTTAGTGAATGATGGAATTTTGACCTCAGCACACATCATTCCCACACTATCTTTAATATCAAAGCCTCTGTCAGCTAACACAATGTCCCCAGGTAATAATTTGGATAGAAGGCCACAGTTTTCTGTTATGTGCTTGTCTGATGCACGTCCACCCCAACccttggaaataaaagaaattgaacCATGTGGTGTGATGCCAACAAGGTATTTTATAGTGTGTCTTCTTTGTAACGAGAGAAAGATTGTGCACGTGCTTTTAAATTTGAGGGTCTTTCTGTGCCTATTTCAAAGCAGTCAATAATGGCTACACGTTTTCCAAATGTTTCCAAAAACTGAGGTGGCCTCTCAGGCCTCTCAGGACAGTTTACCATGGGCGTAAGGACGCATGCAACACATCTAGGGTGTCAGCAAAGGTATTGGACAGAGTTTTACGTGACACATTAAAAAGATGGCAAAGATGCTGAACAGGTAGATCAAGTCTAAGTCTAATTATTGTAAGTAAAACCATTTGAAATTGTGAAATTTTTTTAGATGCTGGCAGAAAAGGCCTAACAGTGTTAAACAATGATGACAAGATGACAAAGCAAGGAAGACCTGTATAATACTTGACCTTTCTTGTGTCATCCTTAAAAAAATCTTGGTCCAGCTGTTTTTTATTCAGCTCTGACCTGAGCTCCCTGTTCTCCTGTAACAGACGGTTTATTTCTGCTCTTCTTTGCTCGCAGAACTGACATCCTATTTGTTGCCTCTTTTGCTGGTGGTTCATGTACCAATTCTTCCTCTTCCCCATCTGCagcatcactgagctcctgtcttggggagagaatttaagtgcaccctttcatcaaacattttgacaggtgggcgggacttccgatGAGGACgggatttccggttggcgccatgtgggcgccatgtggttgccatgtgggcaggaggtcacgtggtcaagcaggtggtgtgtccaagggggcgtaaccgtggatgctaattggttgtcgtcattaggggcaataccttaaattagtcaattaaaacacaggggtgtgtttgttataaatagaacaagacaaatatggtattatcggaaactgtttggcatcagcaccaattaaaaatagagggggtgtgtttgtaagcatcgttaaaccttgaataacccaatgaaaacaatagggcgtgctttagtgtttactttaaatacagagataaaactctgcactttacatgcagcattcgttggcaAAAaaaacacccgttcaacaatggctagagttaagagagtttatcgtcaagcggaggagaaacgcaacgcgtgccaagatgatgatgatgaacaagcaactgcatcatatacttcctcaacggagatacctatcggaattcccgtcgtgacatactctaccgatgatgaggatccaacatcaacttcaacaaccatggttgaaaatcagacctcggttcggccaagaggtatgtcagttctgtgcgaaaccccagtgaccgtctaccagtattcatcccgtgaattgaatgctcctaagaaatcaacatactacatctgcagggtacaaagacccccgttcaacactctgcaggaagaatggtctttggagccatatggcctggtt
Proteins encoded:
- the LOC124880964 gene encoding uncharacterized protein LOC124880964, encoding MLSDTGTVECAHCTCMAGVAETCTHIGALLFKLEATVRIGGRKTVTDEPAYWVLPGNLTKIHPEVGHKIDYSTSASQKKTLDQKIHTKVQTTARRSHPQKRKTPPANLEDLAPLLDTLLEHSKAVGLSGMEKYYTQFTHTEQIVPQSLASLHNKNIESNDLSAILLCCEKYKDAAVVTDEQAETIEKHTRLQHKCSAWYEYRAGRITASRMHAVFATSLESPALTVVKQVCNRGNTLSTVQTRWRVKHEGDAQKAYIKITASSHKNLQVKPCGFIINTNFPEVGASPDGLTMCDCCGNECLEIRCPFKYRTCRIQQAVDANDKNVCLQLSGNELHLKKQHPYYTQAQTEIFVTKSSYCDLVVWTQKDMAVVRVFPDQKFWEPHLQKAQSFFKNICLPELVGRYFSEHACTPASRET